AACACTACCATTGGAGTTAATTACGGGATAACCAGTATATACAGTATTACTGAAGTCGCCTGTATCACCGAGGTAATGTCCAGTAGCGATCGCAGAAGCATTCGGGGTTGTAAAAGTAGGAAATAGCGAATGGCTATTAGTAAAATTAACTCCTTGCTGACGGATACTATATAAAGTTGGAGTATCAATTGGATTTACAGAACCGTTTCGCAATCCATCCGCAACAAAAATAATGACATTTCTACTGTTGCTGTTTGTATCAGCCATGCCTACTACTCCTTCAGTATTTAGTTCTGCAATTGATAGGGAGATTGGCTCGCTAACATATAGCCCTATTGAGGTGTCGTAGGAATTTCGTGTTTATGTAAGCCAATTAGGTGAAAAGGCAGATACAAATGAGGATTTTTTCCATTTAAATATCTGTTCGCTTTTCTGATTTTTACAAAAACACCTTCATAGGACTTTGTTATTAATTAATTGCCAATCCCTATTTCACATTTCAATTTTTTAGCTAGAGAAAAGTAGTATTTGGCGACAAAATGCTCTAAATCCACTACTCATTCGTGTGGATAATTAAAAGTCTTAGATTTTAGTAACCATATAAAAGGATAACAGTTCAAAGTTGAAGAAAGGTTATAAACAAGTTAAGTCCATACAACAGTCCGAGAAGTATATTAAATCCTGAAATTGACAAATTAAATTAGCAAAAATCTACTATAGGATAGAGGCATAAATAAACTCTTGTATTTTTTACTTTGAACATTAAGATTCGGTTAATAAAAGGTAAACAAAAAGAGGGAGTATAACTCCCTCAATGATAAAAATTAGTACAACATAAACAAATTCTAATTAAATTTGATAGTTGAATTTAAACTAGAAAGAGCTTTAGCGAAAATCACTGCACTATACGAAAAATCTCACTTTTTGAAGTGACTCAAACAGACAATAATCCATTAAGGTAGGCACAGCGATGAGCCAGGGATTTGAGGCACATTTTCTCGATTCCATTGTCCGCGCCGAAGGCATCGCTTGAACATATTCTTGACGGGCTTGCTTTTGTTCTGAGTTGTTGGTAAGTACATACACTCGTTTTAATTACCCTGACTGATTTTTGCACTCTTTGCAAAAAACTGGGATGCTCTCCAAAGAGACCCTAGTAGCGGGGACAAATGACAAATCACAAAAGCGCCTTGTCTGATATCCGGAAGTCGGTGCTCAGATTTTGTAATCATAACTAATGACAAATCATAAACAACATTAGCTAGTGGTTCATGTCATTAATTATTCTAGATACTTACGTAATCAGCACAGAGTTTGCTGAAAGTAAGGACTTCAGTCCTTACTCCGAAATTATTGTGGTGGAATACTAGCAGCAAAAAAGTGTAGTTTCTCAATACAATTACAAAAATTAGAGGTAATAATCTATGATTGACCTTTATTATTGGCCAACCCCAAACGGTAATAAAATCACAATTTTCTTGGAAGAAGTTGGAATTCCTTACAACACTATTCCTGTTAATATTATGGTTGGCGAGCAATTCAAGCCGGAGTTTCTTAATGTTTCTCCTAACAATCGCATTCCTGCAATTGTTGACCATAAACCTGCAAATGGAGGTGCGCCAATTTCTGTTTTTGAGTCTGGTGCAATTCTGCTATATTTAGCAGAAAAAACTGGGAAATTAATTCCTCAAGATGTGCGCGTAGAAGTTTTACAATGGCTATTTTGGCAAATGGGAGGTTTAGGGCCAATGGCTGGACAGAATCACCACTTTGGCGAATACGCACCAGAAAAAATTGACTATGCCATTAACCGCTACGTCAAAGAAACAGGACGCTTGTATACAGTGTTAGATAAACGACTAGCAGATAGAGAATTTGTAGCTGGCGTTTATTCTATTGCTGATATTGCTGCTTATCCCTGGATTGTCCTTTATGAGCGCCAAAATCAAAATTTAGAAGATTTTCCTAATCTGAAGCGTTGGTTTGAGACAATAAAGGCACGTCCGGCAACAATTCGCGCTTACGAAAAAGCAGAAGCATTCAAGATTTCAAACCCTGCTAATGACAAGGTTGTGCTCTCACCCTAGAAGAGACTGGCTATAAATACGAAACCTGATGACCCTGCTAAAAGTTTTATAGCCAGGGTGGTCAGACTTTATTCGTATCGCAAGATTAAATTTAAAATCCCAGATGTGCAGCAAATCCCTTCTTGCATTTGTAGCATTGGCGCAGCCTCTCGGAACGAGAACCGCTATTTTCTTGAGCACGAGTAATCAAAAGGAGATTCACTTGTCTTTACCAATTTATGGTTGATTCAGTCTAGTTACTGAAAGCGTATAGCCGTCTCAAATGCTTTTTAACTTCCGTAATCTTATTGATAAAATGCGCTAAAAAATGCTAATTAATAGATTGATTATCATCAAATAGATATATCATAAAGATAGCTTTACAAAAATCAACAATGGTAGAACGCCCAATTAAAAAATCAGATCGTCAGCCCCAAGCAAATACTGATACTGACGAAAATTTGGATTCTGTGCTTCCTACAGAGTCTAATCCTCAAGGCTCAAAACCAAGTCGTAATCGCTCCTCTGGTAAAGGAAAAAAAGGATCTTTTCGTGATGAAAGCAAGCAGCAAGTTAGTCCTGCACTAGTGCGTGGCCCGAAACCTGTTAAACCAAAAATCAATGTCAAACCAGATCCTGAAACTGAATCAGAATCTATCTCTGAAGAATCTCAAGATTAATAAGGACGAGCTAAGGAGCCGTAACTAATGAAAACAGATAAGCTGAGAATCAATCAGCTTTCAGATCGTGCTTACGAGTGGTATACCACCTACTTGCAGGCTATTGATACCAAGAACATTGAAGTATACGGCACTTTCTTAGCAAATGATTGTGTAATGCAATTCAATAATAATTGTCCAGTTCCAGGTCAGGCTATTATTTTGCAGGATCTATCTAATTACTGGACTACCTTTGATAACTTGACTCACGATTTACTAAATATTTATGGTAACGATTCCTCGTTTGCCCTGGAAGCGTTAAATCATTACAAACGCAAGGATGGAAAACTGGTAACACTTTCAGCAGTAGCTTTCACCGATCGCAACTCAAAAGGCTTGGTAACTTCTATTAGACTTTACACCGATACAACACCTCTGTTTGCATAATCGCAGCTTCAGACTTTAATATCCATATCGTTGATCGTAGACAGCACGATCGCTTGTACTGGCGGTTTTGTGAGGCGAGTTTAAAGTCTCAAATATTATACCTCATAAAGTGCAACTACAAGATGTAAAGGTAAACCACGGGGCAGGTGTTGCTATAGAACAGATTATTGCTCATAATCTAGAAGTTTGATTTCTAGGGATGAGTATTACTTTATAAAAAGCGTGAGATTCAATTTTGACCCAAATAATGAAAACGGCGGGATGCACTATCTCGCCTTTTTTGATGAAAGCTAGCTAATTTAAATTAAACGGCAAAATTTTAGAACATAAATATTTTATTTTGGTTCAATTAAAAGCCACAAATAACGCTGAAATAATTTTTCTCTATCTTAAAATCAACGGATGTTAAGCCTAAATTCAGATATAAATTCTGAGGAGAATCAACATGGAAAAGCATCAGAGAAATTACAAAGGTCATCTAGAAATCAACAGTCTAATTGATGATGCTGTAAATAATGCGATCGCACGACGCAATCAAGGTTTAGATTCAGAAGATGCTTTGTTAGATGTATCTGATGAAGAAGCGAAAAATGTTGCAGGTGGACTAGCATCTACAACCATCGGTTTGATTGCTAAACCTCCGATTATTGTAGGAATCATCGCCATCCCAACTCCAACCATTTAGCCATCAAGATTCTTTTTACTGAAGCGCAATTAATGGAAAACATTGCTGCTGAAAAAACTACACTTTGCCCCAGTGCTAGACCAGAACCTGAGAATAGTGTGGTTTTCGGTATTATCAGTGGAACAGTAGCAGAACCCCGTGTAGCTTATCTTAAGCAGCCCCAAACACTCACGGATGAACTCATAGCCAAAGCTAGCCCAGTTACACCCGCAGAAATTTTTCGCACAGCCTCACCTTGTGCCACAAAAGGCTGCCAACATTTTGATGGACAAGATTGTCGTCTAGCCACGCGCATTGTCGAAAAGTTACCTGCGATCGCAGAGGAATTACCCCCTTGTGCCATACGCAGAGATTGCCGATGGTGGCAACAAGAAGGTAAGGCAGCTTGTATGCGTTGTCCTCAGGTAATTACAGATAACTACAATGCCTCTGAACTAGCAACTGAAGTAGCAATGCCAACTGCTATTTAACTCATCTCAGGAGCAGATTATGTCCTTAGAAAATGTTAGAGCTTTCTACGAAAGACTAGCATCTGATGAAGCTTTTCGTAACCAAATACAAAGCGTAGAAAGCAAAGATGCAGGTAGAGAAATTTTGCAAAACGCTGGTTTTGATTTTACCCCAGCAGAATTTGAAGAATATACAGAGCAATTGCTAGAAACCAATGCAGCCAATGATGATTTAAAAGATTTAAATCCACAAGAATTAGAAGCTGTATTTGGTGGAGCAATACCTGTAATTTTTCCTGGGGTTTTGCCAATCCTGATGTACGGAGTTGTAATTACCCAAATTCGTTCATTGCTCTAATTCTGATAGATAATTTTGGTTTTTCTTAAGGAGAAAATTATGTCTTTAGAGAACGTCAGAGCATTTTACGAAAAGCTAGCATCTGATGAAGCTTTCCGTAGCCAAATGCAAGCTGTTGAAAGTAAGGATGAATGTAGCCAAGTTGTCAAAAGTGCTGGCTTTGATTTTACTCAAGAAGAGTTTGAAGAATATACAACTCAATTATTAGAATCAAATGGGGCTGAGGGCGAACTCAAAGACTTAGGTGAAAAAGAACTAGAAGCTGTTTTTGGTGGCATTCTTGGTCAGCCCATCATCCAGCCTTTATATGGAGTTATTGTGTGGCCTCCGATTAAATGGCCGCCTATTTATCCTCAGCCTTTGTATGGAGTTGTCACCACCACTGATATTTGAGGCAACTTAAAAAAAGCTCAATATGGGGAGGAATGAGAATTTACCCCTCCCCTGATAGAACAATTGATTAAGGGAGTTTATTCTCGTGACCTATCGCAGAATTAGTTATGCGGTTTGGGAAATTACCCTGAAGTGCAATCTTGCTTGTCAGCATTGTGGTTCTCGCGCTGGCCATACAAGGGCAAAAGAACTCTCTACCGAAGAAGCCCTCGATTTAGTCAGACAAATGGCGGAAGTTGGGATTACAGAAGTAACGATAATTGGCGGTGAAGCTTTTCTGCGTCCTGATTGGCTAGAGATTGCCCAAGCAATTACCAAAGCGGGAATGCTTTGCGGTATGACTACCGGGGGCTATGGTATTACTCTAGACACAGCCCACAAAATGAAGGAAGCTGGAATTCATGTAGTTTCTGTGTCTGTTGATGGCTTAGAAGCAACACACGATCGCATCCGTGGTAGACAAGGTTCATGGCATTGGGCGTTTAAAACCATGAGTCACCTTAAGCAAGCGGGTATTCCCTTTGGTTGCAATACACAAATCAATCGCCTATCTGCACCAGAATTCCCTCGTATTTATGAGTATCTACGCGACGCGGGAATCTTCGCCTGGCAAATTCAATTAACCGTACCGATGGGGAATGCAGCCGATAATAGCGAGATTCTGCTGCAACCTTATGAATTACTGGATGTATACCCAATGATTGCACGTGTTGCGCAACGAGCCAAGCAAGAAGGGGTACAGGTACAGCCAGGAAATAACATCGGCTACTACGGCCCTTATGAGCGCTTTTTACGAGGCGGCGATGCTTGGACGTTTTGGCAAGGGTGCAGTGCGGGATTGTCTGCTTTAGGAATTGAAGCCGATGGGGCGATTAAAGGTTGTCCTTCACTGCCAACTACAGCTTACACCGGTGGAAATATCCGCGATCGCTCTTTGCGCAGCATCATCGAAGAAACAGAAGAACTGCGGTTTAATTTAGGCGCTGGTACTCCTAAGGGCACAGAACATTTGTGGGGTTTCTGCAAAACTTGTGAATTTGCTGAACTATGTCGAGGTGGTTGCAGTTGGACTGCACACGTCTTTTTTGACAAGCGAGGTAACAATCCCTATTGCCATCATCGCGCCCTCACTCAACAAAAACAAGGCATCCGCGAACGAGTATTTCTGCAACGTAGTGCTGATGGTAATCCCTTTGATAATGGAGAATTCGCTTTAGTAGAAGAGCCTATTAATGCTCCTTGGCCAGAAAACGATCCGCTTCACTTTACTGCTGACCGCATTCAATGGCCAGACAGTTGGCAAGAAGAATTATCGCTACCATCTTTAGTGGTTTTGAGTTAAATCAAGTTCAGCAATCCCAATCCTATGAATGATAGCTCTACCGATCGTCTGCCTACAACAGATGGCGATCGCTCTCCATCTGAATTAGACTCTCAAGAACCTCTTTTACCTCGTTTAGCTTGGAACAGCCAAATAGCATATATGCGAGTTGTCTTTAAAGCTAAAAAGGCTTTAGATCGAATCGAAAAAGAAGCAGGGATTTTGAGCATTAACAAATAATTTTTTGAGAAATCTTCAACATTGGTTTATGTCTAGATTAAAAGTTTCCGATTTAAATTCTGCTGGTTCTGAGTTTTTTCAAGATTCTGAGACTTTTCTCTTAGACTTAAAAGATGATGAACTTTGTATGCAATATGGTGGAATTTTTATTACCACTAACATCAGCGTAATTAATGTTCCTATCTCCGAAGATATTTTTGCACCGTCTATTTCCTTAATTCGGTGATTGAACATTGACAACTGGTTTAGCGGCTATGGTTGTCTCTAACCTTACTTATGTAAAAACCTGCCTACCCATAATCTGAAGAATCGCGATCGCTGGACAATACTAAAACAATTATGTTCCAAAAACATAATTCTTCTAGTTGCTTTAACAATAGTTAAATGTCAAACTTTAAAATATAGCGATCGCATAACCTATGAGCTAATCTCGCAACAGATTACAACTCAACTCAACAACCACACCGAGGTTTTATCACCTTGTTTTCGCTATAGTCTATCTCTAACAATAAACCCTCACCAACCATGAGGGTTTGTTACTTAATAGAAAAAAATTAATACTATTTGACTTTAAAACGGGTATTTATTTTAAATTTAAAAAACTTGTTCAGACATTGAAAGCTTATGAAATTCATTTTAAACTCGGATAATGTTTTCGGTTATCTCATTGAGCAGGGTGTATGTAATCAATCTGACACAAGTTCCTGCACGGTAGAACCAGTAACTGCAAAGAATTTTAATTTATTGCTAACTCTTGCAGATAGTCGTAAGCTTCTTATTAAGCAAGAACGACACGATCGAGAAGGTAAAACTGCTGGTGAGTTTTTAGCTGAGTGGAGAATTCAAAAGTTTTTACAGCAATTTCCCAGTCTTAATAACTATCAGCATTTTTTGCCAGAAGTACTGCATTTTGATCTAGACAATTCCATTATTCTCTTCAAATACCTAGACGATTATCAGGATTTAATGGATTTTTACACAAAAGGAAACTCTTTTCCCGCAGAAATTGCCACAGCAATCGGCACTATCTTAGGCACTATTCATCGTGACACTTTTAACAACCAAGAATATCAAGAATTTTTCTCTAAATCTTCAGATAATTTAATGGTTGACCAAGTATCCTATTTAGTGCGGAGATTAGAAAGAGTTGAACCGGAAATTTTTGGCTTGATACCTGATGATGGATTAAAGTTCTTTGTCCTCTATCAGCGTTATGATAGTTTGGGAGAAGCGATCGCAGAACTAGGTAATGCTGTAATTCCTGCTTGTTTAACCCACAATGACCTGAAACTGAATAATATCTTGCTGCAAAAAGATTGGCAGTCTTCCAGCAATAATACAATCCGCTTAATTGATTGGGAACGTTCTGCTTGGGGAGATCCAGCATTTGATTTGGGAACACTTATTGGTAGCTACGTACAAATCTGGCTAGGTAGCTTAGTCATCAGTAATTCTTTGAGTATGGAAGAATCTCTGCGTTTAGCGATCGCACCTTTAGAACTACTTCAACCTTCAATTGGCACATTAACCCAAGCTTATTTAACTAGATTTCCAAAAATTGTAGAACACCGCCCCGACTTTTTGCAGCGGGTAGTGCAATTTACAGGTTTTGCTTTAATTCAACAAATTCAGGCGATGATTCAATATCAAAAATACTTTGGCAATACAGGAATTGCGATGCTTCAGGTTGCCAAAACATTATTATGTCGTCCTGTACAATCAATGCCAACTGTTTTTGGTACTGCGGCTGTTATATAAATCATTTCATTGCAACTAAATAATTATGCAATTATTAAATTCTCCTCAATCTCAGCTAACTTTAACTGGGCGATTACTGGATGTACTGCAAGATATTGTTCGTAAAATCGAAATTAAATCTGATTTCTCCATTCATCATCTAGACTATAAACCTTTAGAATTACCATCTCAAATCATTGAACGGTTTCAAAAAATGCCAACTCAGATGCAGCAGAAATATCTGAGTCTGCAACTGCGGAGTTTTCTTTATGGAATTTATTACAACGGTTCAATGCGAACTGCGCTAGCACTAAATGGTGAAGGTAATACTTTGCCCCTCGATTTAGAAAATAATACTGTCTTGGGGATAGATATCAGTTTTTATGAGCAATTACATGAAAGTAATTGTGGAGAAGGTTATTTCGATCCTGGTTGGACTGTAATCAGAGAAGAAATAGATGGTACTTTAGCTGTAACTAAAGGTGGTTTGAGGTTACATATTCAACGTAACAAGCATCTTCAAGCTATTGAACAAGCTGCCGTAGTTAACGATTTAGTAGCTATCCGAATGCCTAAAAACCGGGTGCAAAATGGTTTTTATATGGCAGTTGGCAATCTAGGTTTTCCCGGTCTTACAAATCCTAAAAATTCCCAAGCGACTGTACGAATCTATTTCAATTTAACTCCTGAAGGCGCTGTGGAAGTAATGAGAAGCCTGACACAGAGATTAAATGATTTAGCAATTTCTTTTAGTTTTAAGGTTTTATATAATCCCAAAGATTACGGACGGCACGATTCTGGAGTTTTATACTTTGATAAAAGCGATTATCAAGTAGTTAAGGAAGTTTTAGAGATTGTTTATCGAGAAAATAAGTTACATTTTCAGCCGGAAGTTCCCTTATTTACAATGCAGCTTCAACCTGGGTTGGGTTTAGCAGAAGAACCAGACCAAAAGTTTGCCGAACATGAAAGCTTTGGCATGAATCGCTGCCAAATTGTAGCCAATGGATTACTAGCGGCTTGGTATCAAGGTGATAATTCTCCAGCAGGGCGGATACAAGCTATCCGTCAGGAATTTTCGCGCTTGGGGATTAATTTGCAGCGTACTTACTTAAATGCTAATTCGGAAGACATCTACCAGTTATTGAACTGATGCTAATAACAGATCTTTCTT
The genomic region above belongs to Calothrix sp. NIES-2098 and contains:
- a CDS encoding radical SAM domain-containing protein, producing the protein MTYRRISYAVWEITLKCNLACQHCGSRAGHTRAKELSTEEALDLVRQMAEVGITEVTIIGGEAFLRPDWLEIAQAITKAGMLCGMTTGGYGITLDTAHKMKEAGIHVVSVSVDGLEATHDRIRGRQGSWHWAFKTMSHLKQAGIPFGCNTQINRLSAPEFPRIYEYLRDAGIFAWQIQLTVPMGNAADNSEILLQPYELLDVYPMIARVAQRAKQEGVQVQPGNNIGYYGPYERFLRGGDAWTFWQGCSAGLSALGIEADGAIKGCPSLPTTAYTGGNIRDRSLRSIIEETEELRFNLGAGTPKGTEHLWGFCKTCEFAELCRGGCSWTAHVFFDKRGNNPYCHHRALTQQKQGIRERVFLQRSADGNPFDNGEFALVEEPINAPWPENDPLHFTADRIQWPDSWQEELSLPSLVVLS
- a CDS encoding glutathione S-transferase domain-containing protein — encoded protein: MIDLYYWPTPNGNKITIFLEEVGIPYNTIPVNIMVGEQFKPEFLNVSPNNRIPAIVDHKPANGGAPISVFESGAILLYLAEKTGKLIPQDVRVEVLQWLFWQMGGLGPMAGQNHHFGEYAPEKIDYAINRYVKETGRLYTVLDKRLADREFVAGVYSIADIAAYPWIVLYERQNQNLEDFPNLKRWFETIKARPATIRAYEKAEAFKISNPANDKVVLSP
- a CDS encoding nitrogen fixation protein; translated protein: MSLENVRAFYEKLASDEAFRSQMQAVESKDECSQVVKSAGFDFTQEEFEEYTTQLLESNGAEGELKDLGEKELEAVFGGILGQPIIQPLYGVIVWPPIKWPPIYPQPLYGVVTTTDI
- a CDS encoding nitrogen fixation protein, which gives rise to MSLENVRAFYERLASDEAFRNQIQSVESKDAGREILQNAGFDFTPAEFEEYTEQLLETNAANDDLKDLNPQELEAVFGGAIPVIFPGVLPILMYGVVITQIRSLL